The nucleotide window TGCACGGAGGTCTGCGAAGGCTTTCTCTGCGGGTTCCCCGATTCAATTCACATTTCCCTTCGTTGTAACTCCACGATGCGGTGCTGCGCAAAGAATTGGGTACTGCCAGATGGACTCGATTTAGGATCCGTTGCAGAGCGATTGAACCAGGTGAATGGAATTTCCTGCATTGCCGGATTGTTCAGGTGGAGAGCACCGAAGCGTCCCAGCATCCGTACAACCTGATCTGAGACGCTATATGCACGATGCTGCAACTGATCAATCAACTCACGCGAGAGAGAGGGACGATGATGCAGGAATTCATTTTCTTCATTCGTAAACGGAACCGAAGCGAGCTAACTCTTGCCCCCGATCAACACCAGAAATTCCTGAAAGCGTGCGAGAGTTACATCGGGCGTCTGAAGAAAGAAGGGAAATTGCTTTCCGCGCAACCGATTGAATGGGGCGGAAACATTGTGTCACGTTCGGAGGGCGAATGGAAGCATGGGAATTTCAACGAGTCGGGAGAATACATAGGCGGATACTACCATCTCCGTGCGAAAAACCTGGACGAAGCGATCTCTATCGCGAAGGCGAATCCGGAATTTGAATACAACCCCAACACGAGAATCGAAGTGCGTCCAATAAAGATGAAGGAAGAAAGCACGGGCTTCGTTTATCCGAAGGAGTAACAAAAGGACGCCCGAGGCTCCGCGGACAAGGGCAATTTGTGTTCGTTGTGTGCGTACGATTATTCCAAATGTTACCGACTGCCGCTACCTTGACTCATTAGGGAATCAGTAACGGCTTTACAGCTGGGTTCCAGAGCGATGGAACCAGGATAAAAAGCCTCCGCTGTACGACAGTTCAACTGTCTCACCCTGTCCAGTTCCGGAGTTAAACTCCGGAACAACGAAAACTCAATACTCGGCTGAGGGTTTTGGCTTCACCACAGAGCGATGGAACCACGTTATCAATATCTATATGCACTCTTCTTCCACACGCTTGCAATTCCAGCGTGATTGTCTGATTTTTGAAGCGACCAAGAATAATAAAGAGGATGCCATGCCTCACTCTGACTGGTTCAAGTTCACGTTGCCTGCCGCCGCAGTGATTATGTTTACGTTGTTCTCACCGTTATCCCGGGCATGCGCTCAGACTCTGCCGCAATCGGAGAGAGTCTTTACGATCAATGCGACGGATCGCATCGCGCCTCCGGAAACAGGTTACCTCGAGATGGGAAGCAGCGATGCCGGTAACTCGCCTGACGGCAGCACGCTGTCCGTAAACAGCCGCTACCTTGTGCTTGACGGCAAGCCCTGGCTTCCGGTGATGGGTGAATTCCATTACAGCCGTTTTCCTGAACGATATTGGGAAGAAGAGCTTCTGAAAATGAAGGCGGGCGGCGTCCAGATTGTTTCCACATATGTTTTTTGGATCCACCACGAAGAAGTCGAAGGACAATTTGACTGGTCGGGCCGGCGTGATCTTCGAAAGTTTGTGGAGCTCTGCTCAAAGTTAGGACTTTATGTTTACCCAAGAATCGGTCCGTGGGCGCATGGCGAAGTGAGAAATGGAGGGTTTCCAGATTGGCTCATTGCAAAGGGTCCGATACGCGTAAACGACTCGACCTTTCTCTCTTACGTGAAAATATTTTACAAGGAAATCGGAAATCAGCTGAAAGGTTTGCTCTGGAAAGATGGAGGTCCGGTAATCGGAATCCAGATCGAGAATGAGTACGCGAACCGCGCCCCAAACGGGGGCGATGCGTACCTGTTGAAACTGAAGAGCATGGCTATTGAAGCCGGCCTTGATGTACCACTATATACCGTTACAGGCTGGGACAACGCTGTAATTCCTCCTCATGCATTTATTCCGGTGTACGGCGGTTATCCCGACGAGCCGTGGTCCGGAGCCAGAGGGGAAATGCGGCCTGATCCGCAGGGCGTCTTCCAATTTCATGTCGCAACACCCATCGGGACTGCCGGAATCATGCAGGGTGTACCGTCCGGAGCCGAAGAAGTGCAGTATTCACATTATCCGAGATTCACCGCTGAGATAGGTGGAGGGATGGAAGATACGTATCATCGGCGGGTGGTGGTCTCGCCTGACGACATAGCTGCGATGTCACTCAGTGCGCTCGGATCAGGCGTGAACCTATTAGGCTACTACATGTACCATGGCGGCGCGAACCCGCAGGGAAAACTGACGGCACTTCAGGAATCGCAATCGACCGGCTATCCGAATGACGTGCCTGTAATATCTTACGATTTCCAGGCGCCGCTCGGCGAGTTCGGGCAGATGAACGGCACCTTCCGCAGGCTCAAAGCTCTTCACCAGTTCATTCACGACTTCGGAACGGAACTTGCCCCGATGGCGGGAGTTATGCCTGACGTTGTTCCATCCGGTCCGCGCGACACGACCACTTTGCGGATCGCCGCCCGCACATTCGGCGGCAGGGGATTCTTGTTCTTCAACAACTACCTCCGGAGTTACCCGCTCCCTGAACAGAAAGGGGTGAAGGTCCGTCTTGAACTACCTGGAGAAACAATTTCAGTTCCTGACGCGCCGGTCGATATCCCGTCGCAATCCTTTTTCTTCTGGCCCGTCAATCTCGACTTGGGTGGAGCGCTTTTGAAATATGCGACCGCCCAACCTTTCGCAAAGTTCTCCGACGATAATGACTCGTACTATTTCTTCATGGCATCTCCGTTTCGTAAAGCAGAATTTGTCTTCGCTGAATCGAATGTAAGTTCATTGCATTCGCCTGCGGGCTCAGTCCTCCGTAAGGATTCGCTCATGCATGTCGATGGGGTTGGTCCGTCGACAGCAGATGCGATTACGATCAAGACTTCTTCCGGACATATTGTCCATGTTGTCCTCCTTTCTCAGGAAGAAGCATACGATTCGTGGGAGCTGCGGCTCGATGGTCGTAAACATCTGCTCATCACATCTGCGGAGGTCTTCGCATGCGGCGACACGATCCACCTGCGATCGCGTGATCCCAACGCCTTCTCCGTATTGGTTTTCCCCAAGATCAGCAATACGCTTGCCTCAAATTTTCCTCTCATCGAGAAGAGGGATGTAGGCATATTCAGCCACTTTATCGCGTCGATCAAGCAGGCGAAAAATCCGGCGGGACTCAAACAAATCCGCAAGGCAGGAAATGTTCCGCCAGTGAAAATGGGAAGAGCGTTCGATTGGCGTAATGGCGCGGTGGCAGCTTCACCGGACGATTCGACGTTCGAACAGGCCGCTGTATGGAGAGTGACATTGCCA belongs to Candidatus Kryptoniota bacterium and includes:
- a CDS encoding YciI family protein yields the protein MLQLINQLTRERGTMMQEFIFFIRKRNRSELTLAPDQHQKFLKACESYIGRLKKEGKLLSAQPIEWGGNIVSRSEGEWKHGNFNESGEYIGGYYHLRAKNLDEAISIAKANPEFEYNPNTRIEVRPIKMKEESTGFVYPKE
- a CDS encoding glycosyl hydrolase 53 family protein; protein product: MPHSDWFKFTLPAAAVIMFTLFSPLSRACAQTLPQSERVFTINATDRIAPPETGYLEMGSSDAGNSPDGSTLSVNSRYLVLDGKPWLPVMGEFHYSRFPERYWEEELLKMKAGGVQIVSTYVFWIHHEEVEGQFDWSGRRDLRKFVELCSKLGLYVYPRIGPWAHGEVRNGGFPDWLIAKGPIRVNDSTFLSYVKIFYKEIGNQLKGLLWKDGGPVIGIQIENEYANRAPNGGDAYLLKLKSMAIEAGLDVPLYTVTGWDNAVIPPHAFIPVYGGYPDEPWSGARGEMRPDPQGVFQFHVATPIGTAGIMQGVPSGAEEVQYSHYPRFTAEIGGGMEDTYHRRVVVSPDDIAAMSLSALGSGVNLLGYYMYHGGANPQGKLTALQESQSTGYPNDVPVISYDFQAPLGEFGQMNGTFRRLKALHQFIHDFGTELAPMAGVMPDVVPSGPRDTTTLRIAARTFGGRGFLFFNNYLRSYPLPEQKGVKVRLELPGETISVPDAPVDIPSQSFFFWPVNLDLGGALLKYATAQPFAKFSDDNDSYYFFMASPFRKAEFVFAESNVSSLHSPAGSVLRKDSLMHVDGVGPSTADAITIKTSSGHIVHVVLLSQEEAYDSWELRLDGRKHLLITSAEVFACGDTIHLRSRDPNAFSVLVFPKISNTLASNFPLIEKRDVGIFSHFIASIKQAKNPAGLKQIRKAGNVPPVKMGRAFDWRNGAVAASPDDSTFEQAAVWRVTLPKVMPPGISDLFLKIRYTGDVGRLYSGDLMLDDNFFNGTTWEIGLKRFGPDVFAHGLDLKILPLRKDAPIYIPENMWPSFDGAAQVAGVKSVTASPEYEVTLAPENKKIGQAGKFVLGADISFLDAPGFGRYAKLPAYQENGKPGDELTILSNHGWNAFRLRVFVSPVRKAPDNSLANTIPLARRIKASGALLLLDFHFSDTWADPQHQEIPVAWQGLSFDSLVDRVESYAKDVITRLKNAGAMPDWVQVGNEITRGTLWPVAQVQIPGSTQYNPPEPYDASKQWDHLTRILKAGIRGVMSAAGNTPPRIAIHIDQGGNWPVTKWFFDHLEAAHVDYDIISESFYPPWHHGTLEGLRSNMVNCANRYNKDFAVVETGYDSSRVQNNEDMLWPINSEGRLQFMVDLVNTVRKSPRGVGVMYWAPERDAWNKDGTPGPVVFVLDSLASLAKPPFSHAPLSIEK